ACGCCTCTGGCATCACGACAACCGCAGGGTATGGGTTTATGATCAGCCAGAATCCCAGACAGTTTACGTTTCCCAGGGGGAGATCAGCGATATCCAGGGCTTAGGTGACTGGCTGCTGGTGGAGGAAATCCGCGGACAGGAGCTGACGCTGACTCTGTTGGACGACGGGGAGGTTGTGGAGCGTTGGAACCTAAGCGAGCCGTTGCTTCAGCGACAGCAGTTCAGCGAGTTTGGCGTCTGGCATCTCCTGACCTATGGCCCCAAAAGCGGCGACTTGATTTGGGGAGAGGAGGCGGCCCTGGAAATCCGTGGGGCCGAGCTTTGGCTGCACACCCGGGGCCAAGAGCAATTGACAGCGAGCTTTGACGGCGATTTGTTAGCTGCTGCCTGGTACAATTCACGGTTGGCGGCAGTTGCGGAACAAACTGACACTGGGGTCACGGTTAAGCTAATATCTGTAAGCTCCAGCCAGTCTGCCCCTTACAATATACTGAGTTTGGAGGCAGACATAGTGCGACTAGCTGAAGCGGAAGGGTTGTTGGTTACCGCAGTCTGCGGTGACAGGGTAGAGGTTCTGCATTGGCAGCAAAGCGGCTCCCAAATTCTTTCTGATGTTCAAACCGCTTATCCGCATGTGTTTATGGACTCGGTCGAGTACAGCGGCAAGTTCCTGCTCTACCGTCGGGATACAAACCGCAGTCGGGTTGAGCTTATCAGTCCGGAAGGGGAGTTAATCGGGCTCAGTCTCGATGCGGCAACGCCTGTATGGCTGGACGAATCTACCTTGGGCCTCGTCACAAATCGCGGGGTAGAGCGGGTAGATGTAGATAAACTGTTCCAGTAGTATGCTAGCGGCCTGAATTGGGGCCGCTAGTTTTTTTCTTGCATCTTACCCATCGCTTGCGTTAGGATAAAACTGGGATGCAGATTATGGATAACCGGGGGCGCAGGCAGATATTCGTCGACCTAGGTGGCATAATATTGAAAACTGAGCCGGAGGTTTGCCCGTGGAAAGAATATGCCCGGTCTGCAACGGCCTGCAGGGCGCCAGAAGATTTTGCCCCTATTGTGGCGGCAATTTGGAAGACAGGGGCGCGCTTCAGGAGTTTGTCGATGATTACAGCCCCTATCTCAGTCAACAGTTGGGTGAGGATTTGTCGGGAGGGGACGAATGTGTCCATCTCTACTATTGTCCGCGTTGCCAGGAAGATGTACGGCTGCGGATTACAATGTGGACGTTATAAGGAGGAGGGTGTAAATGTCTGAACAAAGGTATAAAGAAGGACTGCGGGTCACCTGGATTGGCATGTTCATCAACGTCCTGTTGATGGCCCTAAAGGCCGTTGCCGGCATCATTGCCGGTAGTACTGCCATGGTTGCCGACGCTTTTCACTCCGCTTCGGATATCGCCGGCAGTGTTGTCGTGCTTGGCGGTTTGAAACTGGCCAGTCAGCCCCCGGATGCCGGACACCATTACGGCCATGCCAAGCTTGAATCAGTGGTGGCAAAGCTGATTGCAATTCTCTTAATCCTCACCGGCGCCGGCATCGGCTGGTCTGCCATCGGGGTGTTGCGCACTGGCGATTACTCGGCGCCTGGAACATTGGCTTTGTACGCGGCAGTGCTTTCGATAGTATTCAAAGAAGGAATGTACCAGTACACAATCCGGGTAGGTAAGCGAATCCGTTCCAGTGCCGTTATTGCCGACGCCTGGCATCATCGTACCGACGGGTTGTCCTCGGTGGCCGCCTTGATTGGAGTTGGCGGAGCAATTCTTGGTTACCCGTTCCTGGATCCGGTGGCCGGCCTGGTAGTGGCTGCGATGATTGGCTACAGCGGTATCCGCATTTACATAGACGCCGTCCGGGAGCTGATCGATACCGCCCCGGATAAAGAAACGGTGCAGAAAATCGGGGACACTGCCCTCTCAGTGGAAGGGGTGCGCAGCGTCCACGAGGTGAAGGCCCGTTTCAACGGTCCGCGAATCCTGGTTGATTTAAAGCTCTGTGTTGATCCTGAGATTACTGTCCAGCGCGGCCATGACATCGGGAAGTTGGCCAAGGAAAAAATTATCGACACAGTGGAAGAGGTTGAAGATGTGTTGGTGCACGTCAATCCCTGTGACAAGGAGGGTGAAGCTTACACCCCTTTTGAATGTAAGTTATGTGGGAACCGGGAGCGCTTGGGCTGGCAGCACAATTTTGTTCCCGGAGAAAAGGAGGGAGAGCGATGAAACCGGTATTTTTTTGGTATCCCGGCTGAACCACTGCCCGGAAAGCCTGGGCCTGGCTTCAGGAGCAGGGGTATGATGTCGAGGAAAGACATATTGTCAAACAAAAGCCCAGCCGGGAGGAACTGGGTCAGTTTGCTGAGTTGGTAGGCGGCGAAGTCTTGGTGGCCACCCGTAGTAAGTATTACAAAGAATCTGGTTTGGACAAGACCGATCCTGCTATATTAGATGCGCTGTCCGAGCAGCCCCTGATGTTACGGCGACCGCTATTGTATGCCGACGGACAGTTGCTGGTCGGTTTCGATCCTGAACAATACAGGGAGCTGTTGTGATGGACTATGTAATTCTGGTTTTACCGAATCATAACCGGGTCTATCGGGAGCAGGCGCCGAGTCTGGCTATAGAAGAGCTGGCGGCGTTGAATCAATATGTGTTTACAGGCCAGCTGTCGGATATTCGTCAGGAGCAGGTGGGCGGACTGGACTGTATTGCCTTCTCCGGGCCGGAATTGGAGCCGTGGCAATTGGAATATGTTCGCACTTTATCCTTTTGTTTTGGCTGCTTTCAGCGCGAAGGGGAACTGCTGCGTCCGATTGACCTGCCCGGTGAAGACTACTTCCCCGATGACCTGTTGACGATACTCAAATATTCCGGCAAGACCAACGAGGCCTTCACGGCTCTGCTCTATAACGTAACCTTATGGGCTGGCGCATTTGGCGACCGGTTCTTTGAGCGTTTGCGGATCCTTGACCCGGTATGTGGTCGCGGTACCACCCTCTACTATGCCCTCACCCGGGGCCATGATGCCGACGGTTTGGAGCTGGCAAAAGCGGATGTACAGGTGATTGACCAGTTCCTCAGCCGTTATTTACAGGAGCACCGTTACAAGCATCAGATTCAGCGGGGCCGCGTCACCCGCCCCCAGGGCGGTACCGGACGCAGGATTACCGCCCAGGGCGCCAAAAGCAAGGAGGAGTTGAAGGCCAACCCTTTCTCCCTGAATGTGATTAATGACGACACCGTGAATGTGAACAATCACTTTGCCCGAGGCACGTACCACGCGCTGGTGGCTGACTTGCCCTACGGCGTGCAGCACGGCGGCAGCGGCACCGGGCGCGGACACATCAGCGCCGGGGCCTTGCTTTCCCGGGCGCTTCCCGTGTGGACCAAGGTGCTGAAAAAGGGCGGCACTGTTGGGGTGTCCTGGAATGTCAATGCTACCCCCCGCAGCGCGATTGTCACCGAACTGGAAGCTGCCGGCTTAGAACTGGTTCCGGGCCTGGAAGGGTTTGAACACCGGGTTGACCAGGCGGTGCGTCGGGATTTGGCGGTGGCTCGAAAGCGATGAAACAGCTTTTGGCTCATCTGGCTGCCTGTACTGTGCTGCAGCAGTTTCAGGTTGAAATTGCCAGTCCGGAGCAGGTGTTGGCATTGGTGGATGGTAATTATTCGGCGCTGCCACCTGTGGTGGCTGGACAGGCTGCAGCCGCTTTGACGCCGTTCGATAGCCAAGGGGATTTGGCCTGCGCCGAAATCGCCCTGGCAATGTGGCAGAAAGGCCCCAAAAATCTCGGTGGGCAGTATCAGGCGCTTCGCGATCGGGAGCATAAAAAGCGTCTGGGGCAGGTGTTTACACCGCCGGCCACAGTCGAAGCTGTGTTGGATTTAGCGCCTGGGAGCTTAAAGCCCAAGTCGATATGCGACCCGGCCTGCGGAGCCGGCGATTTTTTGCTTTCCGCTGCTCGGCGTTGGCCCGAGGCAAATTTGAGCGGAACAGATCTGGACCCGCTGGCGTTGGCCGTGGCTGCCAGCCGGCTGGCGCTGCATGGGTTTTCTGCTGATTTGACGGTTGCCGATGCCTTAAAACTGCCGGTGGACAAGCCCGGCTGGGAAGCCAGTGTCGATTTGGTGGTGGGAAATCCGCCCTGGGGAGGGAAGGTGCTGAGGCCCCAGGGTTTTGATATTGAAGCTGCCACCCGGGCCAACGCTTGTACTTGGTTTATCGAGCTGGCCCATTGGCTGCTGAAAAAGGATGGAGAGCTGCTCTTTCTGCTTCCCGAAGCCCTGCTCAAGGTGCATGGCTTTGCCGGGGCCCGGGAATGGTTTATTGATCGTTTTGCCCTGAGAAGACTTATTTACATGCCCAATGTGTTCAGCGGCTATTACGCGCCGGCGGTGGCCCTAGAGGCGACAAAAGGCGGTATTCAGGAAAAAGTTACGGTGGGCTACAGCGGGCGCAGCGGTGAACCGATTCGGACTTATAATATCCTCCCGGCGACAGCCTGTCGGCGGGAGCGGATAAATATTAATTATGACTCTCATCTTGAACAGATTTGGCTGCGCTGCTCTAACGGGGCAGTTTTTCTCCAGGAAGGAGACTTGGGGCGGGATTTACCTGCCGGTGAAGCGGTGGTGGATTTCTCTTTGGGCATTGTCACCGGCGACAATCGCCGCTTTGTCACCGCCGAGCGGCAAACTGCCGCACAGCTGCCGCTGCTGACGGCCGCCGATGTCCGGCGATTTGCGATTGCCCCTGCCCGGAACTGGCTCGCTTATGACCCCAAAGTATTGCAACAGGTGGCGCCACTGAAAAAATATCAAGCGCCGGCGAAGCTAATCTACAAATTTATTTCCCGGGAATTAGTCTGCGCTGTGGACAGAAGCGGCGCCCTGGTCCTGAACAGTTTGAACATCGCGCTGCCCCTCCGATTACCCTTTTCCCTGGATTACCTGGCCGCGCTCCTCAACAGCCGGCTGTTGAATACCTTATATATGTACCGGTTTTTTACCGGCAAGGTGTTAACCCGGAATCTTAAGCAGTTGCCACTCAAAATACCCGCTCCCCCAGAGGAAGAAGCGCTGCTGGCTAAGGTGAGGGCAGGGAAACTTGCGGAAGCTGATGACTTTGTGGAGGAGCTTTATTGTCTGAGCGAAGCGGAAAAGAAGCACCTGGCGCTGATGCGCGATCAATTGCAAACAGTCTTCTTTGTTTAGCAAGTTCTCTACGCAAACGGCCCATTATGCCCTGGCATACGCGTTTATCTGAAGACGTTCAGAACAGTCTGGAGGCTGGTTGTGATGTTCATCTCACCAAACCGCTGCGCAAACTCAAATTGCTAGAAATAATCACGCAGTTTAGCTAGCGAGCGAAATTTGGGCAGGGCTAAAAAAACAAGCGTACGTGATATCTCATCAAAAAAGAGGCCAATCTTAACTAGGCCTCTTATTATTCGCTTCCTGGGGGAATAGTGGATAATCCACCAGGCGGAGCAGGAAAATCCTGCCTTAAGTAATGGGTAAGCAGGTGGAGTCTTCTTAGTTTTCCGGCAGACGTATTCTTGTCCAGATGTCGGCATATATATTTCTATGGACGGGTAAATTGGGAGCACAGTTAAAGCTTGGTTCTAAATAATGTGGTATTATTTCCTGAATAGTAGTATAATATTGTAAATTATTTGGGGAGGGTGACTATTGTGAAATTGGCAAAAAGTTTGGTTATGCTGTGTGCAGTATTGGTTGCCGCGCTAGCGCTGGCAGGTTGTGGAGGCGACAGTGACGTGTTGCGTGTGGGGACCGAGGCCACATTCCCGCCTTTTGAGTACACCGACGAAGATGATAACATCATTGGCTTTGACATTGACATCATCAATTGGATTGCCGAGGATAACGATTGGGAAATCGAGGTTACTCATTTGCCCTTCGACACATTG
This genomic window from Bacillota bacterium contains:
- a CDS encoding cation transporter, whose translation is MSEQRYKEGLRVTWIGMFINVLLMALKAVAGIIAGSTAMVADAFHSASDIAGSVVVLGGLKLASQPPDAGHHYGHAKLESVVAKLIAILLILTGAGIGWSAIGVLRTGDYSAPGTLALYAAVLSIVFKEGMYQYTIRVGKRIRSSAVIADAWHHRTDGLSSVAALIGVGGAILGYPFLDPVAGLVVAAMIGYSGIRIYIDAVRELIDTAPDKETVQKIGDTALSVEGVRSVHEVKARFNGPRILVDLKLCVDPEITVQRGHDIGKLAKEKIIDTVEEVEDVLVHVNPCDKEGEAYTPFECKLCGNRERLGWQHNFVPGEKEGER
- a CDS encoding SAM-dependent methyltransferase translates to MDYVILVLPNHNRVYREQAPSLAIEELAALNQYVFTGQLSDIRQEQVGGLDCIAFSGPELEPWQLEYVRTLSFCFGCFQREGELLRPIDLPGEDYFPDDLLTILKYSGKTNEAFTALLYNVTLWAGAFGDRFFERLRILDPVCGRGTTLYYALTRGHDADGLELAKADVQVIDQFLSRYLQEHRYKHQIQRGRVTRPQGGTGRRITAQGAKSKEELKANPFSLNVINDDTVNVNNHFARGTYHALVADLPYGVQHGGSGTGRGHISAGALLSRALPVWTKVLKKGGTVGVSWNVNATPRSAIVTELEAAGLELVPGLEGFEHRVDQAVRRDLAVARKR
- a CDS encoding methyltransferase domain-containing protein gives rise to the protein MKQLLAHLAACTVLQQFQVEIASPEQVLALVDGNYSALPPVVAGQAAAALTPFDSQGDLACAEIALAMWQKGPKNLGGQYQALRDREHKKRLGQVFTPPATVEAVLDLAPGSLKPKSICDPACGAGDFLLSAARRWPEANLSGTDLDPLALAVAASRLALHGFSADLTVADALKLPVDKPGWEASVDLVVGNPPWGGKVLRPQGFDIEAATRANACTWFIELAHWLLKKDGELLFLLPEALLKVHGFAGAREWFIDRFALRRLIYMPNVFSGYYAPAVALEATKGGIQEKVTVGYSGRSGEPIRTYNILPATACRRERININYDSHLEQIWLRCSNGAVFLQEGDLGRDLPAGEAVVDFSLGIVTGDNRRFVTAERQTAAQLPLLTAADVRRFAIAPARNWLAYDPKVLQQVAPLKKYQAPAKLIYKFISRELVCAVDRSGALVLNSLNIALPLRLPFSLDYLAALLNSRLLNTLYMYRFFTGKVLTRNLKQLPLKIPAPPEEEALLAKVRAGKLAEADDFVEELYCLSEAEKKHLALMRDQLQTVFFV